The proteins below are encoded in one region of Buttiauxella gaviniae:
- the pstA gene encoding phosphate ABC transporter permease PstA, which translates to MTTMEMQSRAALAESRRKMQARRRFKNRIALTLSMGTMAFGLFWLVWILFSTVTRGIDGMSIALFTEMTPPPNTEGGGLANALAGSGLLILWATVFGTPLGIMAGIYLAEYGRKSALAEIIRFINDILLSAPSIVVGLFVYTIVVAKMQHFSGWAGVIALALLQVPIVIRTTENMLKLVPDSLREAAYALGTPKWKMISAITLKASVSGIITGVLLAIARIAGETAPLLFTSLSNQFWSTDMMQPLANLPVTIFKFAMSPFAEWQQLAWAGVLIITLCVLLLNIMARVIFSKSKHG; encoded by the coding sequence ATGACAACAATGGAAATGCAAAGCCGCGCAGCGTTAGCTGAATCTCGCCGCAAAATGCAGGCGCGTCGCCGCTTCAAAAACCGCATTGCTCTGACGCTATCAATGGGAACCATGGCATTCGGTCTGTTCTGGCTGGTGTGGATTCTGTTTTCAACGGTGACGCGCGGTATCGACGGTATGTCGATTGCACTGTTTACCGAAATGACGCCGCCGCCAAATACCGAAGGCGGTGGCTTAGCAAACGCCCTTGCGGGCAGCGGCCTGTTAATCCTGTGGGCGACGGTATTTGGGACGCCGCTGGGCATCATGGCGGGTATCTACCTTGCGGAGTACGGACGCAAATCCGCTCTGGCTGAAATTATTCGTTTTATTAACGACATCCTGCTTTCTGCGCCGTCAATTGTGGTGGGTTTGTTCGTCTACACCATCGTGGTGGCGAAAATGCAGCACTTCTCCGGCTGGGCTGGGGTGATTGCGTTGGCGTTATTGCAGGTGCCGATTGTCATTCGTACCACAGAAAACATGCTGAAACTGGTGCCAGATAGCCTGCGCGAAGCGGCTTACGCACTGGGCACGCCAAAGTGGAAAATGATTTCTGCGATTACGCTGAAAGCCTCTGTTTCCGGGATTATCACTGGGGTATTGCTGGCGATTGCACGTATCGCGGGTGAAACGGCCCCGCTGCTGTTCACGTCGCTTTCCAACCAGTTCTGGAGCACCGACATGATGCAGCCGCTGGCTAACTTGCCGGTCACCATTTTCAAATTTGCTATGAGCCCGTTTGCCGAATGGCAACAGTTAGCCTGGGCTGGCGTTCTGATTATTACGCTTTGTGTACTGCTGCTGAACATTATGGCGCGCGTGATTTTCTCAAAGAGTAAACACGGTTAA
- the pstC gene encoding phosphate ABC transporter permease PstC — translation MAVSKPVFKAPGKQGDVIFSALVKLAALIVLFLLGGIIISLIISSWPSIEKFGFSFLWTKEWDAPNDIYGALVPIYGTLVTSFIALLIAVPVSFGIALFLTELAPNWLRRPLGIAIELLAAIPSIVYGMWGLFIFAPLFATYFQEPVGNVLSSVPIVGELFSGPAFGIGILAAGVILAIMIIPYIAAVMRDVFEQTPVMMKESAYGIGCTTWEVIWRIVLPFTKNGVIGGVMLGLGRALGETMAVTFIIGNTYQLDSASLYMPGNSITSALANEFAEAESGLHTAALMELGLILFVITFIVLAISKFMVMRLAKNEGTRS, via the coding sequence ATGGCAGTGAGTAAGCCGGTGTTCAAAGCCCCTGGCAAACAAGGTGATGTCATTTTCAGCGCGCTGGTAAAACTGGCTGCGCTGATTGTGCTATTTCTGCTGGGCGGAATCATCATCTCCCTGATCATCTCCTCGTGGCCGAGTATCGAGAAGTTTGGCTTCTCGTTCTTATGGACCAAAGAGTGGGATGCTCCGAACGATATTTATGGTGCGCTGGTGCCGATTTACGGCACGCTGGTGACCTCATTTATTGCACTGTTAATCGCCGTTCCCGTAAGTTTCGGTATCGCGCTGTTCCTGACGGAGCTGGCTCCGAACTGGCTGCGCCGCCCGTTGGGTATCGCTATCGAACTGCTGGCGGCAATCCCAAGTATCGTTTACGGCATGTGGGGTCTGTTTATCTTCGCTCCGCTGTTTGCGACCTACTTCCAGGAGCCGGTTGGCAACGTGCTTTCTTCCGTACCGATTGTGGGCGAACTGTTCTCAGGCCCAGCGTTCGGTATCGGTATTCTCGCCGCAGGCGTAATCCTGGCGATCATGATCATCCCTTACATTGCCGCCGTTATGCGCGATGTCTTCGAACAAACGCCGGTGATGATGAAAGAGTCGGCCTACGGCATCGGCTGCACCACATGGGAAGTTATCTGGCGCATTGTTTTACCGTTCACCAAAAATGGTGTGATTGGCGGTGTGATGCTAGGACTGGGTCGTGCTCTGGGTGAAACCATGGCGGTGACCTTTATCATCGGTAACACCTACCAGCTCGACAGCGCCTCGCTGTATATGCCGGGGAACAGCATTACGTCTGCCCTGGCGAACGAATTTGCTGAAGCTGAATCTGGCCTGCACACCGCAGCGCTGATGGAACTCGGCCTGATCCTGTTTGTTATCACCTTTATCGTACTGGCTATCTCTAAATTTATGGTTATGCGCCTCGCGAAGAATGAGGGAACACGCTCATGA
- the pstS gene encoding phosphate ABC transporter substrate-binding protein PstS, which yields MKVMRTTVATVVAATLSLSAFGANAAASLTGAGATFPAPVYAKWADTYQKSTGNKVNYQGIGSSGGVKQIIANTVDFGASDAPLSDEKLQQEGLFQFPTVIGGVVLAVNLPGVKSGELVLDGKTLGDIYLGKIKKWDDEAIAKLNPGMKLPQQNIAVVRRADGSGTSFVFTSYLAKVNEEWKSKIGAGSTVNWPTGLGGKGNDGIAAFVQRLPGSIGYVEYAYAKQNNLAYTKLVSADGKPVSPTEESFSNAAKGADWSKTFAQDLTNQKGDDVWPITSTTFILIHKDQKKPEQGVEVLKFFDWAYKDGAKQANDLDYASLPDAVVEQVRAAWKTNVKDSSGKALY from the coding sequence ATGAAAGTTATGCGTACCACTGTCGCAACTGTTGTCGCCGCGACCTTATCCCTGAGTGCTTTCGGCGCAAACGCCGCTGCAAGCCTGACCGGTGCCGGTGCAACCTTCCCTGCGCCAGTGTATGCCAAATGGGCAGATACCTATCAGAAATCAACGGGTAACAAAGTGAATTACCAGGGTATCGGCTCCTCCGGTGGCGTTAAACAAATCATTGCTAACACCGTGGATTTCGGCGCGTCTGATGCTCCGCTGTCTGATGAAAAGCTGCAACAAGAAGGGCTGTTCCAGTTCCCGACTGTTATCGGCGGTGTCGTTCTGGCCGTTAACCTGCCGGGCGTAAAATCCGGTGAGCTGGTGCTCGACGGTAAAACCCTGGGTGATATCTACCTGGGCAAAATCAAAAAATGGGATGACGAAGCGATCGCTAAACTCAACCCAGGCATGAAACTGCCACAACAGAACATCGCCGTTGTGCGTCGCGCTGACGGTTCCGGTACTTCATTCGTCTTCACAAGCTACCTGGCAAAAGTGAACGAAGAGTGGAAATCTAAAATCGGTGCAGGTTCCACCGTAAACTGGCCGACCGGCCTGGGTGGTAAAGGTAACGACGGTATCGCAGCCTTCGTTCAGCGTCTGCCGGGTTCAATCGGTTATGTCGAATACGCTTACGCAAAACAGAACAACCTGGCTTACACCAAGCTGGTTTCTGCTGACGGCAAGCCAGTAAGCCCGACGGAAGAGAGTTTCAGCAACGCGGCTAAAGGCGCTGACTGGAGCAAAACTTTCGCTCAGGATCTGACTAACCAGAAAGGTGATGATGTGTGGCCAATCACCTCCACCACCTTCATCCTGATTCACAAAGATCAGAAGAAACCTGAGCAAGGCGTTGAAGTGCTGAAGTTCTTCGACTGGGCGTATAAAGATGGCGCTAAACAGGCTAATGACCTGGATTATGCTTCCCTGCCAGATGCGGTTGTTGAGCAAGTTCGTGCAGCATGGAAAACCAACGTGAAAGACAGCTCCGGTAAGGCGCTGTACTAA
- a CDS encoding MFS transporter, with translation MRKTGHKRWFMLSLVTLGTILCYLTRNTISAAAPTLQSDLHITTQQYSYIIATFSACYTIAQPIAGYLLDTLGTKVGYTIFGLLWGAFCIGASFATGWKGLAMFRGLGGFAESAMIPAGLKSVTEWFPDTERSVAVGYFNVGSSIGAVIAPPLVAWAIYIKDWRLAFIMVGIMSMMWAIGWYFTYNRPAKTKSLSKEEFLYITNGQPQKPKVEKVRIGRLLKQRKFWGIALPRFLAEPAWGTFNAWIPLFMVHRYGFNLKDIAMFAWIPMLFADFGCIIGGYLPGMFQKVFGVNIVVSRKLVVTMGATLMILPGMVGLFGSPMVAIGLLCVGGFAHQSLSGALITLSSDMFDSNEVATANGFTGMAAWTASTMFALVVGALADTVGFSPLFAVLSVFDVIGAIILWILLKSPEQPKLVTQEEV, from the coding sequence ATGCGCAAAACAGGCCACAAGCGCTGGTTTATGCTTTCTCTGGTGACGCTTGGCACCATTCTTTGTTATTTAACCAGAAACACCATTTCTGCGGCAGCGCCAACGCTGCAAAGTGACCTTCACATCACTACCCAGCAATATTCTTACATTATTGCGACATTCTCCGCCTGCTATACCATCGCGCAGCCGATTGCCGGTTATCTGCTTGATACATTGGGCACTAAAGTGGGTTACACCATTTTTGGCCTGCTGTGGGGCGCGTTCTGTATCGGGGCCTCGTTTGCGACCGGCTGGAAAGGCCTGGCAATGTTCCGCGGCCTCGGTGGTTTTGCTGAAAGTGCGATGATTCCCGCAGGTTTAAAATCAGTAACCGAATGGTTCCCGGATACCGAACGTTCCGTCGCGGTGGGTTACTTCAACGTAGGTTCATCTATTGGCGCGGTAATTGCGCCTCCGCTGGTGGCGTGGGCAATCTACATTAAGGACTGGAGACTGGCGTTTATTATGGTTGGCATCATGAGCATGATGTGGGCTATCGGCTGGTATTTCACCTATAACCGCCCGGCAAAAACCAAATCGCTGTCTAAAGAAGAGTTTCTGTATATCACTAACGGACAGCCACAAAAGCCGAAGGTGGAAAAAGTCCGTATTGGTCGCCTGCTGAAACAGCGTAAATTCTGGGGGATCGCTTTACCGCGCTTCCTGGCTGAACCGGCATGGGGAACATTTAACGCCTGGATCCCACTGTTTATGGTGCACAGATACGGCTTTAACCTCAAAGATATCGCCATGTTTGCCTGGATTCCGATGCTGTTTGCCGATTTTGGCTGCATTATTGGCGGTTATCTGCCGGGTATGTTCCAGAAGGTATTCGGGGTGAATATCGTGGTTTCCCGCAAACTGGTGGTCACCATGGGTGCCACGCTGATGATTCTCCCGGGGATGGTCGGTTTGTTCGGTAGCCCAATGGTGGCTATAGGCCTGTTATGCGTTGGTGGGTTTGCTCATCAGTCACTGTCTGGTGCGTTGATCACACTGTCTTCTGATATGTTCGACTCCAACGAGGTCGCTACCGCTAACGGATTTACCGGCATGGCAGCCTGGACCGCCAGCACCATGTTTGCACTGGTTGTCGGTGCGCTGGCCGATACCGTTGGTTTCAGCCCGCTGTTCGCGGTGCTTTCTGTGTTTGATGTTATCGGGGCGATAATCTTATGGATTCTGCTGAAATCCCCGGAACAACCAAAGCTGGTGACGCAGGAAGAAGTTTGA